A genomic window from Anthocerotibacter panamensis C109 includes:
- the rpsB gene encoding 30S ribosomal protein S2, protein MGIVTLNEMLEAGVHFGHQTRRWSPKMRPYIFTARNGIHIIDLTQTAVYLEKAYAYLKGEADRGKKILFVGTKRQASTVIAQEASRCGMYYINQRWLGGMLTNWATIRSRVDRLKDLRTMQKNGLFDRLPKKEAATRRKELERLEKYLGGIKDMRRLPDILLIVDQRREYNAIMEARRLGIPIVSLLDTNCDPEMVDVGVPANDDAIRSIKLIVGRLADAILEGRRGAVEAPEEPEAPTAETPEQEMIFDRRATMIPGLDTDEEEE, encoded by the coding sequence ATGGGCATTGTTACCCTCAATGAAATGTTGGAGGCGGGCGTCCACTTTGGGCATCAGACTCGTCGCTGGAGCCCCAAGATGCGCCCGTATATTTTTACGGCCCGCAATGGGATTCACATCATCGACTTGACCCAGACCGCTGTCTACCTCGAAAAAGCCTATGCCTATCTCAAGGGTGAAGCCGACCGGGGCAAAAAGATCCTCTTCGTCGGCACCAAGCGGCAGGCTTCGACCGTGATTGCTCAAGAAGCAAGTCGCTGTGGCATGTACTACATCAATCAGCGCTGGTTGGGTGGAATGCTCACCAACTGGGCTACAATCCGTTCTCGGGTGGACCGCCTGAAAGACCTCAGGACGATGCAAAAGAACGGTCTGTTCGACCGTCTACCCAAAAAAGAAGCCGCCACCCGTCGTAAAGAACTGGAACGCCTGGAGAAGTACCTGGGTGGGATCAAAGACATGCGCCGCCTGCCGGATATTCTGCTGATCGTGGACCAGCGCCGCGAGTACAACGCCATCATGGAAGCGCGCCGTCTCGGGATTCCTATCGTGTCTTTGCTGGATACCAACTGTGACCCGGAGATGGTGGATGTGGGCGTTCCCGCCAATGATGATGCGATCCGCTCGATCAAGCTCATTGTCGGTCGTCTCGCCGATGCCATTCTGGAGGGCCGTCGTGGAGCGGTCGAGGCCCCTGAGGAGCCCGAAGCACCCACTGCCGAAACACCCGAACAGGAGATGATCTTCGACCGGCGGGCGACGATGATCCCCGGTTTGGATACCGATGAAGAAGAAGAGTAG
- a CDS encoding MarR family winged helix-turn-helix transcriptional regulator, with protein sequence MGTRYQGSATEVRALDAYIKLLRAAESVSARVHRHLTEVDLTVSQFGVLEALLHLGPLHQRDLAQKLLKSGGNITLVIDNLEKRNLVQRNREADDRRYICVTLTEAGERLIQAIFPRHVQAVGDTLSALTPEEQELLGSLCRKLGKGGLVLS encoded by the coding sequence ATGGGTACACGCTATCAGGGCAGTGCAACAGAAGTACGGGCGCTCGACGCCTACATCAAGCTGCTCCGGGCGGCTGAGTCCGTCTCGGCACGCGTCCATCGCCATCTAACAGAGGTGGACTTGACGGTGAGCCAGTTTGGAGTCCTGGAAGCCCTGCTCCATCTAGGACCGCTCCATCAAAGAGACCTCGCCCAAAAGCTACTCAAGAGCGGCGGCAACATCACCCTGGTCATCGACAACCTCGAAAAACGCAACCTTGTCCAGCGCAACCGTGAAGCGGATGACCGGCGCTATATCTGTGTGACCTTAACCGAAGCTGGAGAGCGGTTGATCCAGGCCATTTTCCCCCGGCATGTGCAGGCTGTCGGGGATACCCTGAGTGCCCTCACACCCGAGGAGCAGGAGTTGCTCGGCAGTCTATGCCGCAAGCTGGGCAAAGGGGGATTGGTGCTATCCTAG
- a CDS encoding orange carotenoid protein N-terminal domain-containing protein: MTFTLESAQAIFTRTQAPSLIPATLALFNELNVNDQLAVLWYAYTEAGRTVTRAALGAARMELAEGLLNQIRQLTYPEQTKVMEDLARRADTPFSRAYGVFGVNTKLGFWYQLAEWMAQGIVEPMPADYQMSDAAAAVLKAIQKLDAGQQITVLRNAVVDMGYNSSSAPSSAPEAEELPFIRTGPAPSNLTIEGVTEPAVLNYIAAMNADDFEKAVALFTPDGALQPPFQKPVVGRQAIAAYMREEAQGLNMLPERGIVETLENGSKQIKVNGKVQTPWFGVNVAMNIAWRFAINAQGEIFFVAIDMLASPAELLNLRPS, encoded by the coding sequence GTGACGTTTACCCTGGAATCGGCGCAAGCCATTTTTACGCGCACCCAAGCTCCTAGCCTCATTCCCGCCACCTTGGCGCTATTTAACGAACTCAATGTGAATGATCAACTAGCGGTCCTTTGGTATGCCTATACCGAAGCCGGTCGTACCGTCACCCGTGCGGCGCTGGGGGCAGCCCGGATGGAACTGGCAGAGGGACTGCTCAATCAGATCCGTCAACTCACGTACCCCGAGCAGACGAAGGTCATGGAAGACCTCGCTCGGCGTGCCGATACCCCCTTCAGCCGCGCCTATGGTGTCTTCGGGGTCAATACCAAGCTCGGGTTCTGGTACCAGTTGGCTGAGTGGATGGCTCAGGGCATCGTCGAACCCATGCCCGCTGATTACCAGATGTCCGATGCTGCTGCTGCTGTGCTCAAGGCGATCCAGAAGCTTGATGCGGGCCAGCAAATCACGGTACTGCGCAATGCAGTCGTGGATATGGGCTATAACTCTTCGTCCGCTCCCAGTAGCGCCCCCGAAGCCGAGGAGTTACCTTTTATTCGCACAGGACCTGCTCCTAGCAACCTGACCATTGAAGGGGTCACGGAGCCCGCTGTGCTAAATTACATCGCGGCGATGAATGCCGACGACTTCGAGAAAGCCGTAGCCCTGTTTACCCCTGACGGAGCGCTACAGCCGCCCTTCCAGAAGCCGGTTGTGGGTCGTCAAGCCATCGCTGCCTACATGCGCGAGGAAGCGCAGGGGCTCAACATGCTGCCGGAGCGGGGCATCGTCGAGACTTTGGAGAATGGCTCCAAGCAGATCAAAGTCAACGGTAAAGTACAGACGCCTTGGTTTGGGGTCAACGTGGCGATGAATATTGCTTGGCGCTTTGCCATCAATGCCCAAGGCGAAATCTTCTTCGTCGCCATCGACATGCTGGCCTCCCCGGCGGAACTGCTCAACTTGCGCCCTAGCTAG
- the pheA gene encoding prephenate dehydratase has translation MEVCALAYLGPPGTNTEAAALAYLGGKSVPLLPHNSIQGTLRAVLEGSAARAVVPVENSIEGSVGLTLDSLWNLPGLEVQAALELPITHALMGFSPDLAPVTRVYSHPQALAQCQGWLEVNLPQAQQVPTPSTTEALSYLTRDPGYSAIAAPRAACLCDIPILAVPINDYPDNRTRFWIVGRSITGAPARNGERLSLAFSPQRRGPGVLLAALQVFAVRGINLTRIESRPSKKLMGEYVFFLDVEGDEHQPAIQQALAELLPLTERLKRFGSYRIQHVFEEAPAEH, from the coding sequence ATGGAAGTCTGTGCTCTGGCCTATTTAGGTCCACCGGGAACCAACACCGAAGCCGCTGCCCTGGCCTATCTTGGTGGGAAATCCGTTCCACTCCTGCCCCACAACAGCATTCAGGGTACCCTACGGGCGGTTTTGGAGGGGAGTGCTGCTCGGGCTGTCGTCCCGGTCGAGAATTCGATTGAAGGCAGTGTGGGACTCACGCTAGATTCCCTGTGGAACCTCCCCGGTCTGGAAGTCCAGGCCGCGCTAGAGTTGCCCATTACCCACGCTTTGATGGGTTTCAGCCCGGATCTTGCGCCGGTTACGCGCGTCTACTCCCATCCTCAGGCGCTTGCCCAGTGCCAGGGCTGGTTAGAAGTAAATCTTCCTCAAGCCCAACAGGTACCTACGCCTTCGACCACAGAAGCGCTGAGCTATCTCACGCGCGATCCTGGCTATAGTGCTATCGCCGCCCCCCGCGCCGCCTGCCTCTGCGACATCCCGATTCTCGCCGTTCCCATCAATGATTATCCCGACAATCGGACTCGTTTCTGGATCGTGGGGCGGTCCATCACAGGAGCCCCAGCGCGAAACGGTGAGCGCCTCTCGCTAGCTTTCAGCCCCCAGCGCAGAGGTCCGGGCGTGCTGCTTGCGGCTCTTCAGGTCTTTGCTGTCCGGGGTATCAACCTGACGCGCATCGAGTCGCGGCCCTCTAAAAAACTCATGGGCGAGTATGTCTTCTTCCTTGATGTCGAAGGGGATGAGCACCAACCTGCGATCCAGCAAGCCCTCGCCGAACTCCTCCCCCTGACCGAACGCCTCAAGCGCTTTGGTTCTTACCGTATCCAGCATGTGTTTGAAGAAGCACCCGCAGAACACTAA
- a CDS encoding TIGR04282 family arsenosugar biosynthesis glycosyltransferase, which yields MVALLILAKAPEIGRVKTRLCPPLSPTQACQLHEAMLYDTLDLARRAKFSAHLAYSGPRTWFEHNSPDFALFAQEGADLGERLDHSMAFLLQRHTPVLCIGSDSPHLPLKYLIQALTLLQEFPVVLGPAQDGGYYLVGLSRFQPLFRGMPMSTPHLLNETCKRSRELGLEVGLLPLLADLDTWADVETQRPYLPTGHTAQWLNQWEAERR from the coding sequence GTGGTCGCACTCCTGATCCTCGCTAAAGCTCCCGAGATAGGCCGGGTGAAGACCCGCCTCTGCCCACCCTTAAGTCCAACCCAGGCGTGCCAACTCCATGAGGCTATGCTCTACGATACCTTGGACTTGGCGCGCAGGGCGAAGTTCTCCGCTCACCTTGCCTACAGTGGCCCCCGTACCTGGTTTGAGCACAACAGTCCCGACTTTGCGCTCTTTGCGCAGGAGGGAGCGGACTTGGGGGAGCGCTTGGACCACAGCATGGCTTTCTTACTCCAAAGACACACGCCGGTCCTCTGCATCGGCTCGGATAGCCCGCATTTGCCGCTGAAGTATCTGATTCAGGCACTGACGTTGCTCCAGGAATTCCCGGTCGTCTTGGGTCCTGCTCAGGACGGGGGCTACTATCTGGTGGGTCTTAGCCGCTTCCAGCCCTTGTTTCGCGGGATGCCGATGAGTACGCCGCACCTGCTAAATGAGACCTGCAAGCGCAGTCGGGAACTGGGCCTTGAAGTTGGTCTTCTGCCCTTACTGGCGGACCTGGATACCTGGGCAGACGTGGAAACCCAACGCCCCTATTTACCCACAGGTCACACCGCCCAGTGGCTCAACCAATGGGAAGCTGAGCGGAGGTAG
- a CDS encoding MerR family transcriptional regulator, with protein sequence MHNMVVEQPDDRPVYIISVAAELVGMHPQTLRLYEKLGLIKPYRQPGQGLGKTRRERETRLYSARDIERLMYIKHLTQELKVNLEGVKHITELQQQLEHQQLDLEKQKVRLQWEIDRLSVEIDHLQGQLTPQPESEE encoded by the coding sequence ATGCATAATATGGTTGTCGAGCAGCCAGACGACCGGCCCGTCTACATCATTTCTGTAGCTGCTGAGCTGGTGGGGATGCACCCGCAGACGCTACGCCTGTACGAAAAATTGGGCCTGATCAAGCCCTACCGTCAGCCGGGACAGGGTCTAGGTAAGACACGCCGCGAACGGGAAACCCGGCTGTATTCAGCCCGTGACATTGAACGCTTGATGTATATCAAGCACCTTACCCAAGAACTCAAGGTCAATCTAGAAGGAGTCAAGCACATCACCGAACTCCAGCAGCAATTGGAGCACCAGCAGCTCGACCTCGAAAAGCAAAAAGTCCGCCTGCAATGGGAGATAGACCGGCTCTCCGTGGAGATTGACCACCTCCAGGGGCAGTTGACCCCACAGCCTGAGTCAGAGGAGTAG